One window of the Pseudomonas sihuiensis genome contains the following:
- the glyA gene encoding serine hydroxymethyltransferase, with the protein MFSKQDQIQGYDDELLAAINQEERRQEEHIELIASENYCSQRVMEAQGSGLTNKYAEGYPGKRYYGGCEYVDKVEQLAIDRAKALFGADYANVQPHSGSSANSAVYLALLNAGDTILGMSLAHGGHLTHGAKVSSSGKLYNAVQYGLDTATGLIDYDEVERLAVEHKPKIIVAGFSAYSKTLDFPRFRAIADKVGALLFVDMAHVAGLVAAGLYPNPIPFADVVTTTTHKTLRGPRGGLILAKANEEIEKKLNSAVFPGAQGGPLMHVIAAKAVCFKEAMEPEFKAYQQQVIDNAQAMAKVFIERGYEVVSGGTDNHLFLLSLIKQGLTGKEADAALGRAGITVNKNAVPNDPQSPFVTSGIRIGTPAVTTRGFKVAQCQALAGWICDILDHLGDADVEAQVAKLVAGLCADYPVYR; encoded by the coding sequence ATGTTCAGCAAGCAGGATCAGATTCAGGGTTACGACGACGAGTTGCTCGCGGCGATCAATCAGGAAGAACGCCGTCAGGAAGAGCACATCGAGCTGATCGCCTCGGAGAACTACTGCAGCCAGCGGGTGATGGAAGCGCAAGGCAGCGGTCTGACCAACAAGTACGCCGAAGGCTATCCAGGCAAGCGCTACTACGGCGGTTGCGAGTACGTCGACAAGGTCGAGCAACTGGCCATCGACCGCGCCAAGGCGCTGTTCGGCGCCGATTACGCCAACGTCCAGCCGCACTCCGGTTCCTCGGCCAACAGCGCCGTGTACCTGGCGCTGCTCAATGCCGGCGACACCATCCTCGGCATGAGCCTGGCCCACGGCGGCCACCTGACCCACGGCGCCAAGGTGTCGTCCTCGGGCAAACTCTACAACGCCGTGCAGTACGGCCTGGACACCGCCACCGGGCTGATCGACTACGACGAGGTCGAGCGCCTGGCCGTGGAGCACAAGCCGAAGATCATCGTCGCCGGCTTCTCCGCCTACTCCAAGACCCTCGACTTCCCGCGCTTTCGCGCCATCGCCGACAAGGTCGGCGCGCTACTGTTCGTCGATATGGCGCATGTGGCGGGCCTGGTCGCTGCGGGTCTGTACCCGAACCCGATTCCCTTTGCCGACGTGGTCACCACCACCACGCACAAGACCCTGCGCGGCCCGCGCGGCGGCCTGATCCTGGCCAAGGCCAACGAAGAGATCGAGAAGAAACTCAACTCCGCGGTGTTCCCGGGCGCCCAGGGTGGCCCGCTGATGCACGTGATTGCGGCCAAGGCGGTGTGCTTCAAGGAAGCCATGGAGCCGGAGTTCAAGGCCTACCAGCAGCAGGTGATCGATAACGCTCAGGCCATGGCCAAGGTGTTCATCGAGCGCGGTTACGAGGTGGTGTCCGGCGGCACCGACAATCACCTGTTCCTGCTCAGCCTGATCAAGCAGGGCCTGACCGGCAAGGAGGCCGATGCTGCCCTTGGCCGTGCCGGTATCACCGTGAACAAGAACGCCGTGCCCAACGACCCGCAGTCGCCGTTCGTGACCTCGGGCATCCGTATCGGCACGCCGGCGGTGACCACCCGTGGCTTCAAGGTCGCTCAGTGCCAGGCGCTGGCCGGCTGGATCTGCGACATCCTCGATCACCTCGGCGATGCCGATGTCGAGGCGCAGGTGGCCAAGCTGGTCGCAGGGCTGTGCGCGGACTACCCCGTATACCGCTAA